Proteins encoded by one window of Sulfuriferula thiophila:
- a CDS encoding sarcosine oxidase subunit delta: MKILTCPINGERPISEFTYGGEYRPMPDAQTVTDAVWADYVFNRNGAPGIKFEWWCHTPSTTWFIAERDTARDVVLRSFLFGEISLQGGAA; this comes from the coding sequence ATGAAAATCCTGACCTGTCCGATTAATGGCGAGCGTCCTATCAGCGAATTTACCTATGGCGGCGAATATCGTCCCATGCCCGATGCGCAAACGGTAACGGATGCCGTATGGGCCGATTACGTGTTCAATCGCAACGGTGCACCCGGGATAAAATTTGAATGGTGGTGCCATACCCCATCCACCACATGGTTTATCGCTGAACGTGATACCGCACGCGATGTGGTGCTCCGTAGTTTTCTTTTTGGCGAAATAAGTTTACAAGGCGGTGCAGCGTGA